In one Corallococcus sp. EGB genomic region, the following are encoded:
- a CDS encoding DUF5682 family protein: MDLALLARVQHFPVRHHSPRTTAVLLKWLERVKPAVVLVEGPCDATALVDVLCDAQTRPPVAILGYRTDGTPSSSLWPFAAYSPEYQALKWARANGARVEFIDIPVGVALAVDRQAPGLGVETEAQAPVPDEAMPLTEAFARSQGHRSFEEFWEASFEAPDWSPEQFRPVLTAWAEVVNAGPRQAYHRQRDAFMARKVLEVVGSGVAPEKVAVVAGAAHTAAFLAGDVDPEEEAKLPEAGPCAVTVIPYSFPRLAEQLGYGAGNRAPHFYQKAHEANCDFRRATLEVLLDFAAHLRMRGFSASLSDVLEAYRLAVTLSDLREKSAPGLDELREATVATLCRGDATHVDGFLWKSVIGHEVGQVASRIGQNSLQAEFWREVGERRLPRTDSPETFTLRLNNPVEVGSSVFLHRLRVAGIPYASLSGTGSSRKQGAEGEAGGYAALTRVREAWQAQWTPSTDVALVEKIVLGDSLEGVTTRVLQERLTQAKTTAEAADVLLESVITGCSQTVAQALTACDAHAATDADLPSLASAARALSGLMAYGTSRAHSDVGDEAVAALGEKTFNRALLRVREASACAPEAVPPVLDALRTLQEVALSQPRADKAAWFAEARGLMESHAVHPATSGLATGLLYLARELPEADVALEVGRRLSAAVEPSDAAAYLEGFLQVNALVLVKSRDVVKALDDFLTRVEPERFRQTLPILRRALGALGATERRYLMENVMGVRQLKDKGRAVKAVLEEKDKATLKDLSADLGKALDDLDDLL; encoded by the coding sequence ATGGACCTGGCACTGCTCGCCCGGGTGCAGCACTTCCCGGTCCGTCACCACTCGCCGCGCACCACCGCGGTGCTCCTGAAGTGGCTGGAGCGCGTGAAGCCCGCCGTCGTCCTGGTGGAGGGCCCCTGCGACGCGACGGCGCTGGTGGACGTGCTGTGCGACGCGCAGACGCGGCCGCCGGTGGCCATCCTGGGCTACCGCACGGATGGCACCCCGTCCTCGTCGCTGTGGCCCTTCGCGGCGTACTCGCCGGAGTACCAGGCGCTGAAGTGGGCCCGGGCGAACGGCGCGCGCGTGGAGTTCATCGACATCCCGGTGGGCGTCGCGCTCGCGGTGGACCGCCAGGCGCCCGGGCTGGGAGTGGAGACGGAAGCGCAAGCCCCCGTGCCCGATGAGGCCATGCCTCTCACGGAGGCGTTCGCGCGCTCGCAGGGCCACCGCTCCTTCGAGGAGTTCTGGGAGGCATCCTTCGAGGCGCCGGACTGGAGCCCGGAGCAGTTCCGGCCGGTGCTCACCGCCTGGGCGGAGGTGGTCAACGCCGGCCCCCGGCAGGCCTATCACCGCCAGCGCGATGCCTTCATGGCTCGCAAGGTGCTGGAGGTGGTGGGAAGCGGCGTGGCGCCGGAGAAGGTGGCGGTGGTGGCGGGCGCCGCGCACACCGCCGCGTTCCTGGCGGGCGACGTGGACCCGGAGGAGGAGGCGAAGCTGCCTGAAGCCGGGCCGTGCGCGGTGACGGTGATTCCGTACAGCTTCCCGCGCCTGGCGGAGCAGCTGGGGTACGGCGCGGGCAACCGCGCGCCGCACTTCTACCAGAAGGCCCACGAGGCGAACTGCGACTTCCGGCGGGCCACGCTGGAGGTGCTCCTGGACTTCGCGGCGCACCTGCGGATGCGCGGCTTCTCCGCGTCGCTGTCGGACGTGCTGGAGGCGTACCGGCTGGCGGTGACGCTGTCGGACCTGCGCGAGAAGAGCGCCCCGGGGCTGGATGAGCTGCGCGAGGCCACCGTGGCCACGCTGTGCCGCGGCGACGCGACGCACGTGGACGGCTTCCTGTGGAAGAGCGTCATCGGCCATGAAGTGGGGCAGGTGGCGAGCCGCATCGGGCAGAACTCGCTCCAGGCGGAGTTCTGGCGCGAGGTGGGCGAGCGCCGGCTGCCGCGCACGGACAGCCCGGAGACGTTCACCCTGCGGCTCAACAACCCGGTGGAGGTGGGCTCCTCCGTGTTCCTCCACCGGCTGCGCGTGGCGGGCATCCCGTACGCGTCGCTGTCCGGGACGGGCTCGTCGCGCAAGCAGGGCGCGGAGGGCGAGGCCGGCGGCTATGCGGCGCTCACCCGGGTGCGCGAGGCGTGGCAGGCGCAGTGGACGCCGTCCACCGACGTGGCGCTGGTGGAGAAGATTGTGTTGGGCGACTCGCTGGAGGGCGTGACGACGCGCGTGCTCCAGGAGCGGCTGACGCAGGCGAAGACGACGGCCGAGGCGGCGGACGTGCTGCTGGAGTCCGTCATCACCGGCTGCTCCCAGACGGTGGCCCAGGCGCTCACGGCCTGTGACGCGCACGCGGCCACGGACGCGGACCTGCCGTCGCTGGCGTCCGCGGCGCGGGCGCTGTCGGGGTTGATGGCTTACGGCACTTCACGCGCGCACTCGGACGTGGGCGACGAGGCGGTGGCGGCCCTGGGGGAGAAGACCTTCAACCGGGCGCTCCTGCGCGTGCGCGAGGCCAGCGCCTGCGCTCCGGAGGCGGTGCCCCCGGTGCTGGACGCGCTGCGCACGCTGCAGGAGGTGGCGCTGTCCCAGCCGCGCGCGGACAAGGCGGCCTGGTTCGCGGAGGCGCGCGGGTTGATGGAGAGCCACGCGGTGCACCCCGCGACATCGGGGCTGGCCACGGGCCTCTTGTACCTGGCGCGCGAGCTGCCGGAGGCGGACGTGGCCCTGGAGGTGGGGCGGCGGCTGTCCGCGGCGGTGGAGCCCTCGGACGCGGCGGCGTACCTGGAGGGCTTCCTCCAGGTGAACGCGCTGGTGCTGGTGAAGAGCCGCGACGTGGTGAAGGCGCTGGATGACTTCCTCACCCGCGTGGAGCCGGAGCGCTTCCGGCAGACGCTGCCCATCCTGCGCCGGGCGCTGGGCGCGCTGGGGGCCACGGAGCGCCGCTACCTGATGGAGAACGTGATGGGCGTGCGCCAGTTGAAGGACAAGGGCCGCGCGGTGAAGGCGGTGCTGGAGGAGAAGGACAAGGCGACGCTGAAGGACCTGAGCGCGGACCTGGGCAAGGCGCTCGACGACCTGGATGACCTGCTATGA
- a CDS encoding VWA domain-containing protein — MSVDPKDLDPKDRDALLRWRLALGPEAEKTGACPSLSALGASADTVDLKGDDLEGLDDALSFVYGERSAGRGGSKPYLPRWLGALRDFFQDDVIALVQKDAIEKKGLTQLLFEPETLPFLDKNLELVTTLVSARGLIPEQAKDTARAIIREVVEDLRKKLESPLRTAVLGALRRDRTSPIPIARNIDWRRTIRSNLKGWDAERQRLIPERFYFWPNQRRHHEWDVTLVVDQSGSMAESVVYSSVMAAIFASLDVLRTSLVLFDTEIVDMTPVLSDPVEVLFSAQLGGGTDINRAVAYAQEHYVRRPEKTLFILITDLYEGGNAEELVARLRQLVDSRSKVLCLLALSDSGRPSYDHAMAEQLTALGIPCFGCTPRKLVDVVERVMRNQDLAPLLASSDTKGERHG; from the coding sequence ATGAGCGTGGACCCCAAGGACCTGGACCCGAAGGACCGCGACGCGCTCTTGCGCTGGCGGCTGGCGCTGGGCCCGGAGGCGGAGAAGACGGGGGCCTGCCCCTCGTTGAGCGCGCTGGGGGCCAGCGCGGACACAGTGGACCTGAAGGGCGACGACCTGGAGGGGCTGGATGACGCGCTCTCCTTCGTCTACGGCGAGCGCTCCGCGGGAAGGGGCGGCTCGAAGCCGTATCTGCCCAGGTGGCTGGGCGCGCTGCGCGACTTCTTCCAGGACGACGTCATCGCGCTGGTGCAGAAGGACGCCATCGAGAAGAAGGGGCTCACCCAGCTGCTCTTCGAGCCGGAGACGCTGCCCTTCCTGGACAAGAACCTGGAGCTGGTGACGACGCTGGTGAGCGCCCGGGGGCTCATCCCGGAGCAGGCCAAGGACACCGCCCGCGCCATCATCCGCGAGGTGGTGGAGGACCTGCGCAAGAAGCTGGAGTCCCCGCTGCGCACGGCGGTGCTGGGGGCGCTCCGGCGCGACCGGACGAGCCCCATCCCCATCGCGCGGAACATCGACTGGCGCCGCACCATCCGCTCCAATCTCAAGGGCTGGGACGCGGAGCGGCAGCGGCTCATCCCGGAGCGCTTCTACTTCTGGCCCAACCAGCGCCGTCACCACGAGTGGGACGTGACGCTGGTGGTGGACCAGTCCGGCTCCATGGCGGAGAGCGTGGTGTACAGCTCCGTGATGGCGGCCATCTTCGCGTCGCTGGACGTGCTGCGCACCAGCCTGGTGCTGTTCGACACGGAGATCGTCGACATGACGCCCGTGCTGTCGGACCCGGTGGAGGTGCTCTTCTCCGCGCAGTTGGGGGGCGGCACGGACATCAACCGGGCGGTGGCCTACGCGCAGGAGCACTACGTGCGCCGGCCTGAGAAGACGCTCTTCATCCTCATCACCGACCTGTACGAGGGCGGCAACGCCGAGGAGCTGGTGGCCCGCTTGAGGCAGTTGGTGGACTCACGCTCCAAGGTGCTGTGCCTGCTGGCGCTGTCGGACAGCGGGCGGCCGTCCTACGACCACGCGATGGCCGAGCAGCTCACCGCGCTGGGGATTCCCTGCTTCGGGTGCACGCCCCGCAAGCTGGTGGACGTGGTGGAGCGGGTGATGCGCAACCAGGACCTGGCGCCGCTGCTCGCGTCGAGTGACACGAAGGGGGAGCGTCATGGCTGA
- a CDS encoding HEAT repeat domain-containing protein has translation MAEVRPVIGMGGMTEIISDKAELAKGAALFDGKQLTNLSRFENRLFADAAGSGATPYKVSLVFGEARSDVKGRCSCMAARSRPFCKHAAALLVAWARAPQAFVTAEAAPAAPPGTGGARKSVKKGKAEAGDLMKAGVTQVSTLVRELGLSGVASLGAERPEQVRALGEALRANGLRRLSARAVELAGLLDAAAARTGTFEAPAYTDLVADMLLTARKVEKHLGGEALESRHVEELIGKTWTKKDRTPVTGLELVEYAFSSKVTPDRFLIRESRFVDLASGGHYSEKQILPANLKTVAPKMSHAGSVLQDAHGGQYPGFAPHRLDLESWKDGATVDRAALERLVEVALPDVAAVMAAFQEHRKDVFAPDLLPVAVRVETLLASGARSQLVDGAGRGLFLPADASLEEPLASALEDAKLLVVLGDVGLEAALPTLFPSAIVVRTPEGLDLRPLTRASDVPASPRRRSRVRAPATPSALPRSGWADAARAAGASRAAIALAEVRDELADAFASGLAALGPRTVEPLVSRLKELGLEKPGALLEALAQRLDPAERLDDFIKVYQVLGIALVRLAGALQVDVAGLESVPTHPSIHVVRPAEVLSPGEAMVRRARGELTRYEAAAHAARYYADLGPDALLRDLYPAWSDGSASAFVARTVAARGEEALEVVRGALNERHSRMVRRTAIRVLGAMGGVQARRDLDALTRAGHDVGLRLFARETLEDVQARETGEKAVAELARRRKDKAVPLMQAALSETTKDARAAAVALLADLGTVAMPVLRQVLHSDPAREVRREAAEALARMGDADVLDRFVDMVQGRGHDDVEAKHAVYALGMLGDVRGAEALLLAFADGWKPGVVAESMRTLGLALLRPALNLAEVRPEVLERQALRGLFEAFDPSILAKELLARVLRASTHVDLLTRAEAYLKVAAVNPAVGKVVAARLMALPAVADDRALAKAAKKLL, from the coding sequence ATGGCTGAGGTACGGCCCGTCATCGGGATGGGCGGAATGACGGAGATCATCAGCGACAAGGCGGAGCTGGCCAAGGGCGCGGCCCTGTTCGACGGCAAGCAGCTCACCAACCTGTCGCGCTTCGAGAACCGGCTCTTCGCGGACGCGGCGGGCTCGGGGGCGACGCCGTACAAGGTGTCGCTGGTGTTCGGCGAGGCGCGCTCGGACGTGAAGGGGCGGTGCTCGTGCATGGCGGCGCGCTCGCGCCCCTTCTGCAAGCACGCGGCGGCGCTGCTGGTGGCGTGGGCCCGGGCCCCGCAGGCCTTCGTGACGGCGGAGGCGGCCCCGGCCGCGCCCCCGGGTACGGGCGGCGCGAGGAAGAGCGTGAAGAAGGGCAAGGCGGAAGCCGGCGACCTGATGAAGGCGGGCGTCACGCAGGTGTCCACGCTGGTGCGCGAACTGGGCCTGTCCGGCGTGGCGTCGCTGGGCGCGGAGCGGCCGGAGCAGGTGCGCGCGCTGGGCGAGGCGCTCCGGGCCAACGGCCTGCGGCGGCTGTCCGCGCGGGCGGTGGAGCTGGCGGGTCTGTTGGACGCGGCGGCCGCGCGCACGGGCACCTTCGAGGCGCCGGCGTACACGGACCTGGTGGCGGACATGCTGCTCACCGCGCGCAAGGTGGAGAAGCACCTGGGCGGCGAGGCGCTGGAGTCCCGCCACGTCGAGGAGCTCATTGGCAAGACGTGGACGAAGAAGGACCGCACGCCCGTCACGGGGCTCGAGCTGGTGGAGTACGCGTTCTCCTCCAAGGTGACGCCAGACAGGTTCCTCATCCGCGAGAGCCGCTTCGTGGACCTGGCGTCCGGCGGCCACTACAGCGAGAAGCAGATCCTCCCCGCGAACCTGAAGACGGTGGCGCCGAAGATGAGCCACGCGGGCTCGGTGCTCCAGGACGCGCATGGCGGGCAGTACCCGGGCTTCGCGCCGCACCGCCTGGACCTCGAGTCGTGGAAGGACGGGGCGACCGTGGACCGGGCGGCGCTGGAGCGGCTGGTGGAGGTGGCGCTGCCGGACGTGGCCGCGGTGATGGCGGCCTTCCAGGAGCACCGCAAGGACGTGTTCGCGCCGGACCTGCTGCCGGTGGCCGTGCGGGTGGAGACGCTGCTCGCCAGCGGGGCCCGCTCGCAGCTCGTGGATGGCGCGGGGCGGGGCCTCTTCCTGCCCGCGGATGCATCGCTGGAGGAGCCGCTGGCGAGCGCGCTGGAGGACGCGAAGCTCCTGGTGGTGCTCGGCGACGTGGGCCTGGAGGCGGCGCTGCCGACGCTGTTCCCCTCGGCCATCGTGGTGCGGACGCCGGAAGGGTTGGACCTGCGCCCGCTGACTCGCGCCTCGGACGTGCCCGCGTCGCCCCGGCGGCGAAGCCGGGTCCGGGCCCCCGCGACGCCGAGCGCGCTGCCCCGCAGCGGGTGGGCGGACGCGGCTCGGGCGGCGGGTGCGTCGCGGGCGGCCATCGCGCTCGCGGAGGTGCGCGACGAGCTGGCGGACGCGTTCGCCAGCGGCCTGGCGGCGCTGGGGCCTCGGACGGTGGAGCCGCTGGTGTCCCGGCTGAAGGAGCTGGGTCTGGAGAAGCCGGGCGCGCTGCTGGAGGCGCTGGCGCAGCGCTTGGATCCGGCGGAGCGGCTGGATGACTTCATCAAGGTGTACCAGGTGCTGGGCATCGCGCTGGTGAGGCTGGCGGGCGCGTTGCAGGTGGACGTGGCCGGGCTGGAGTCCGTGCCCACGCACCCGAGCATCCACGTGGTCCGGCCGGCGGAGGTGCTGAGTCCGGGCGAGGCGATGGTGCGCCGGGCGCGCGGGGAGCTGACGCGCTACGAGGCGGCGGCGCACGCGGCGCGCTACTACGCGGACCTGGGGCCGGACGCGCTGCTGCGGGACCTCTATCCCGCGTGGAGCGACGGCTCGGCGAGCGCCTTCGTGGCGCGCACGGTGGCGGCGCGCGGAGAGGAGGCGCTGGAGGTCGTGCGGGGCGCGCTGAACGAGCGCCACAGCCGCATGGTGCGCCGCACCGCCATCCGAGTGCTGGGCGCGATGGGCGGGGTTCAGGCGCGGCGCGACCTGGACGCGTTGACGCGCGCCGGGCACGACGTGGGCCTGCGCCTGTTCGCGCGGGAGACGCTGGAGGACGTGCAGGCCCGGGAGACGGGCGAGAAGGCCGTGGCGGAGCTGGCGCGGCGCCGCAAGGACAAGGCGGTGCCGCTGATGCAGGCGGCGCTGTCGGAGACGACGAAGGACGCGCGTGCCGCGGCGGTGGCGCTGCTGGCGGACCTGGGCACCGTGGCGATGCCCGTGCTGCGCCAGGTGCTGCACTCGGACCCGGCGCGCGAGGTGCGGCGCGAGGCGGCGGAGGCGCTGGCCCGGATGGGGGACGCGGACGTGCTGGACCGGTTCGTCGACATGGTGCAGGGCCGCGGCCACGACGACGTGGAGGCGAAGCACGCCGTGTACGCGCTGGGCATGCTGGGCGACGTGCGCGGCGCGGAGGCCCTGCTGCTGGCGTTCGCGGACGGGTGGAAGCCCGGCGTCGTCGCGGAGTCCATGCGCACGCTGGGGCTGGCCCTGCTGCGGCCCGCGCTGAACCTGGCGGAAGTGCGCCCGGAGGTGCTGGAGCGGCAGGCGCTGCGCGGCCTCTTCGAGGCCTTCGACCCGTCCATCCTGGCGAAGGAGCTGCTCGCCCGCGTGCTCAGGGCCAGCACGCACGTGGACCTGCTCACGCGCGCGGAGGCGTACCTCAAGGTTGCCGCGGTGAACCCGGCGGTGGGCAAGGTCGTGGCCGCGCGGCTCATGGCGCTACCCGCCGTGGCGGATGACAGGGCCCTGGCCAAGGCGGCGAAGAAGCTCCTGTGA
- a CDS encoding linear amide C-N hydrolase, whose product MCTDFLITGNDTRVDSGPIAVNGRSMEFGLDLNSQLLVHAAGESFQSMAPNGKPGLRWKSTYGFVGITALTDTVIADGLNAQGLSVGALWLPGSAYPKVSQPAQALALVDFVSWALGTCGSVADVRNALSSGSVQVWEGDLLAKLLPLHFPIHDAKGNSIVVEFTHGQLHVYENPVGVCTNDPPFPLQLENLGGYANLTPWDAKPTELGSGSFAPAGHGSGMRGLPGDSTPPARFVRAAYLKQYSQPLITAEDATTLAFHLLNTVDIPAGTSRSTNKLGEDALDYTQWVVVKDLVALTLSVRFYGNPLVYSVNLNTLDFGGAAGKPFSVPASPTSIDVTSKLAS is encoded by the coding sequence ATGTGCACCGACTTCCTGATCACCGGCAATGACACCCGCGTCGACTCCGGGCCCATCGCCGTCAACGGCCGCAGCATGGAGTTCGGGCTGGACCTGAACTCGCAGTTGCTGGTCCACGCGGCGGGCGAGTCCTTCCAGTCCATGGCCCCCAACGGCAAACCCGGCCTGAGGTGGAAGTCCACGTATGGCTTCGTGGGCATCACCGCGCTCACGGACACGGTCATCGCGGACGGCCTCAACGCGCAGGGCCTGTCCGTGGGTGCGCTGTGGCTGCCGGGCTCCGCCTATCCCAAGGTGAGCCAGCCGGCGCAGGCGCTGGCGCTGGTGGACTTCGTGAGCTGGGCGCTGGGCACGTGCGGCTCCGTGGCGGACGTGCGGAACGCGCTGTCGAGCGGCAGCGTGCAGGTCTGGGAGGGCGACCTGCTGGCGAAGCTGCTCCCGCTGCACTTCCCCATCCACGACGCCAAGGGCAACAGCATCGTGGTGGAGTTCACCCACGGGCAGCTCCACGTCTACGAGAACCCCGTGGGCGTCTGCACCAACGACCCGCCCTTCCCGCTGCAGCTGGAGAACCTGGGCGGCTACGCCAACCTGACGCCCTGGGACGCGAAGCCCACGGAGCTGGGCTCCGGGTCGTTCGCGCCGGCCGGCCACGGCAGCGGCATGCGCGGCCTGCCGGGGGACTCGACGCCGCCCGCGCGCTTCGTGCGCGCCGCGTACCTCAAGCAGTACTCGCAGCCCCTCATCACGGCGGAGGACGCGACCACGCTCGCCTTCCACCTGCTCAACACCGTGGACATCCCGGCCGGGACCAGCCGCTCCACGAACAAGCTGGGCGAGGACGCGCTGGACTACACGCAGTGGGTCGTCGTGAAGGACCTGGTCGCGCTCACCCTGTCCGTGCGCTTCTACGGCAACCCTTTGGTGTACTCGGTGAACCTGAACACGCTCGACTTCGGCGGCGCCGCCGGGAAGCCCTTCTCCGTGCCGGCCTCGCCCACCAGCATCGACGTCACCTCGAAGCTGGCGAGCTGA
- a CDS encoding class I SAM-dependent methyltransferase encodes MTASAPPPEPPPRHDDALDAYELPFLERLSLQLLGIVIAVVLRVTDLLLLLPRPGLMKPYLGLWWQRLVRTPYSARRTFEMARVLQTTGQSFRELMYGETPLVTALWFLRKAGVGRGSRVVDLGAGRGRVLLAARWWGAGAHGVELLADHVARVAPWLQPAGITLTVGDMTRAPLMDATHIFCNWVAFSPETKARLVAHLRTCAPGTRIITVTRPIQAEGFRGHVHQWMLFTWGFEKVWVQEYRPDAITNS; translated from the coding sequence ATGACAGCCTCCGCGCCGCCTCCCGAGCCTCCGCCGCGCCACGACGACGCGCTCGACGCGTACGAGCTGCCGTTCCTGGAGCGGCTGTCGCTGCAACTGCTGGGCATCGTCATCGCGGTCGTGCTGCGCGTCACCGACCTGCTGCTGCTCCTGCCGCGTCCCGGGCTCATGAAGCCCTATCTGGGGTTGTGGTGGCAGCGCCTCGTGCGGACGCCCTACAGCGCGCGCCGCACCTTCGAGATGGCGCGGGTCCTCCAGACCACGGGCCAGTCCTTCCGCGAGCTGATGTATGGCGAGACGCCGCTGGTGACAGCGCTGTGGTTCCTGAGGAAGGCGGGAGTGGGGCGCGGCAGCCGGGTGGTGGACCTGGGCGCGGGGCGCGGGCGCGTGCTGCTCGCCGCGCGCTGGTGGGGCGCCGGGGCGCATGGCGTGGAGCTGCTCGCGGACCACGTGGCGCGCGTGGCGCCGTGGCTCCAGCCCGCGGGCATCACGCTCACCGTGGGCGACATGACCCGCGCGCCACTGATGGACGCGACCCACATCTTCTGCAACTGGGTGGCGTTCAGCCCGGAGACGAAGGCCCGGCTCGTCGCCCACCTGCGCACCTGCGCCCCCGGCACGCGCATCATCACCGTCACCCGTCCCATCCAGGCGGAAGGCTTCCGCGGCCATGTTCACCAGTGGATGCTCTTCACCTGGGGGTTCGAGAAAGTCTGGGTTCAAGAATACCGCCCGGACGCAATCACAAACTCCTGA
- a CDS encoding serine protease yields the protein MHFGLKCRGAFTAAMVAFIVGGGAAQAAPDVSADPTDNAGSRTFAAQSDIAAVLAYWTPERMAAAVPVDVPTTSGTAPISLRRTPEDKAWGQVDGAEPRGGVPMGAADIHSMSGRVFFTGDQGGNFSCSGSTVNSNGKRVVFTAGHCVHGGGAGRGWHSNWVFVPAYHAGSPYGVWSAYQLWSKNGWINNGDRAYDVAAAVMNPLNGVRIVDAVGGQGIKWGIGYGQYIYQFGYPADPPYNGSQLLYCAGTTWNESGFPTISCSMTGGASGGPWLESYGQTFWAYLYSVNSWQFWNPDPTHVYKWQGPYFSYDTAGSLYDLVKDM from the coding sequence ATGCACTTCGGGTTGAAATGCCGCGGCGCCTTCACCGCGGCGATGGTCGCCTTCATCGTGGGTGGGGGCGCGGCGCAGGCCGCGCCGGACGTGTCGGCGGACCCTACGGACAACGCGGGCTCGCGGACGTTCGCGGCGCAGTCGGACATCGCCGCGGTGCTCGCGTACTGGACGCCGGAGCGCATGGCGGCGGCGGTCCCCGTGGACGTGCCGACGACGTCGGGGACGGCGCCCATCAGCCTGCGGCGCACGCCGGAGGACAAGGCGTGGGGCCAGGTGGACGGCGCGGAGCCCCGGGGCGGCGTGCCCATGGGGGCGGCGGACATCCACTCCATGAGCGGCCGGGTCTTCTTCACGGGCGACCAGGGTGGGAACTTCTCCTGTTCCGGCAGCACGGTGAACAGCAACGGCAAGCGGGTGGTCTTCACCGCGGGCCACTGCGTGCACGGCGGTGGCGCGGGGCGCGGCTGGCATTCCAACTGGGTCTTCGTGCCGGCGTACCACGCGGGCTCGCCCTACGGCGTGTGGAGCGCGTATCAGCTGTGGTCGAAGAACGGGTGGATCAACAACGGGGACCGCGCCTATGACGTGGCGGCGGCGGTGATGAACCCGCTCAACGGCGTGCGCATCGTGGACGCGGTGGGCGGCCAGGGCATCAAGTGGGGCATCGGGTACGGGCAGTACATCTACCAGTTCGGCTACCCGGCGGATCCGCCCTACAACGGCTCGCAGCTGCTCTACTGCGCGGGCACCACCTGGAACGAGAGCGGCTTCCCCACCATCAGCTGCTCCATGACGGGCGGCGCCAGCGGCGGCCCGTGGCTGGAGAGCTATGGGCAGACGTTCTGGGCGTACCTGTACTCGGTCAACAGCTGGCAGTTCTGGAACCCGGATCCGACCCACGTCTACAAATGGCAGGGCCCGTACTTCAGCTACGACACGGCGGGCAGCCTGTACGACCTCGTGAAGGACATGTAG
- a CDS encoding M20/M25/M40 family metallo-hydrolase, whose product MRLLLFVIALFALGPSHAASSRPAPKDELRTLLAELVAADTSNPPGNETAAARVAEKWLREAGLEPELIEPSPGRGNLLVRLKGSGKGRPVLVLAHLDTVPATKAEWATDPWTLTEKDGLLYGRGVQDNKGMAAASILALRRLKQEGGTRSRDILLYLGADEEVGSGQGLDWMLEHRPELKEAELALNEGGLTELSPDRKEVRFVALQAAERVSRNVTLKASGPGGHSSAPPVDAGPLVRVAAAVARVGALTFPAHLTPAARLHVQGRAQATPGELGEALRRIAAAPDAPPEDAVAAVARLEPALGAVLRTTCVPTVFNAGTKSNVIPATAEATVNCRLLPDADPVAVRERIIAAVNDPGVQVEMDVSPPDSPMSPVGDNAMFRAVKAAAAKVWPKAPVIPRMSTGTTESATLRRAGIHAYGIDLFALTPDDARTAHAPNERVPAASLQPGAEFVYLTLKHLTR is encoded by the coding sequence ATGCGTCTCCTGCTCTTCGTCATCGCATTGTTCGCGCTGGGTCCAAGCCACGCCGCGTCATCACGTCCCGCGCCGAAGGATGAGCTGCGGACGCTGCTCGCGGAGCTCGTCGCCGCGGACACCTCCAACCCGCCCGGCAACGAAACGGCGGCGGCCCGGGTGGCGGAGAAGTGGCTGCGCGAGGCGGGCCTCGAACCGGAGCTCATCGAACCGTCGCCCGGTCGCGGCAACCTGCTGGTGCGCCTGAAGGGCAGCGGCAAGGGGCGGCCGGTGCTCGTGCTCGCGCACCTGGACACGGTGCCCGCCACAAAGGCCGAGTGGGCCACCGACCCGTGGACGCTCACGGAGAAGGACGGACTGCTCTACGGCCGCGGCGTGCAGGACAACAAGGGCATGGCGGCGGCGAGCATCCTCGCGCTGCGCCGGCTGAAGCAGGAGGGCGGCACGCGCTCGCGCGACATCCTCCTGTACCTGGGCGCGGACGAGGAGGTGGGCTCCGGACAGGGACTGGACTGGATGCTGGAGCACCGTCCGGAGCTGAAGGAGGCGGAGCTCGCGCTCAACGAGGGCGGCCTCACGGAGCTGTCGCCGGACCGCAAGGAGGTGCGCTTCGTGGCGCTCCAGGCCGCGGAGCGCGTGTCCCGCAACGTGACGCTCAAGGCCTCGGGCCCCGGAGGCCACTCCTCCGCGCCGCCCGTGGACGCGGGCCCCCTGGTGCGGGTGGCCGCGGCGGTGGCGCGCGTGGGCGCCCTCACCTTCCCCGCGCACCTGACACCCGCCGCCCGGCTCCACGTGCAGGGCCGCGCCCAGGCGACCCCTGGAGAACTGGGTGAAGCGCTGCGCCGCATCGCCGCCGCGCCGGACGCGCCGCCCGAGGACGCGGTGGCCGCCGTGGCCCGGCTTGAGCCCGCGCTGGGCGCCGTGCTGCGCACCACCTGCGTGCCCACGGTGTTCAACGCGGGCACGAAGTCCAACGTCATCCCCGCCACCGCCGAGGCCACCGTGAACTGCCGCCTGCTGCCGGACGCGGACCCGGTGGCCGTGCGCGAGCGCATCATCGCGGCCGTGAACGACCCGGGCGTCCAGGTGGAGATGGACGTGTCGCCGCCGGACTCGCCCATGTCGCCCGTGGGGGACAACGCCATGTTCCGCGCGGTGAAGGCCGCCGCCGCGAAGGTGTGGCCGAAGGCGCCGGTGATTCCTCGCATGTCCACCGGCACCACGGAGTCCGCCACGCTGCGCCGCGCGGGCATCCACGCGTATGGCATCGACCTCTTCGCGCTCACTCCGGATGACGCGCGCACCGCGCACGCGCCCAACGAGCGCGTCCCGGCGGCGTCCCTCCAGCCCGGCGCGGAGTTCGTCTACCTCACCCTGAAGCACCTGACGCGCTGA